A genomic stretch from Arachis stenosperma cultivar V10309 chromosome 3, arast.V10309.gnm1.PFL2, whole genome shotgun sequence includes:
- the LOC130965781 gene encoding uncharacterized protein LOC130965781, translating into MDGTVALLKTSPVRCKPLISIDGMHLYGKYGGTLLLAIAQDGNSNILPVAFALVEGENAKSWAFFLSHLRQHVTPQERILVISDRHNDIKAALEAPNNGWKPPHAYRAFKGQDARRMLVNAAYAKTEAEFDCWFDIMRIENLAIGPIDWSTISGPNTRMGGRQFGHMTTNISECVNSVLKGTWNLPVTALVKSTYRRHQSEYTVAETTPTGNFSLGTYRISLRDRICDCGYFQALHYPCCHAIACCAQFRLDWATYVHEVYTMSKVFSVYRMRFLPPIPEGLWSPYAGPTIVPDPNMRRVREGRPRSTESVTP; encoded by the exons ATGGACGGAACCGTAGCTTTGTTGAAGACTTCACCAGTGCGT TGCAAGCCACTAATCAGCATTGACGGTATGCATCTGTATGGGAAGTATGGCGGAACTTTGCTTCTAGCTATTGCGCAAGATGGAAACTCGAATATATTGCCAGTTGCGTTTGCACTTGTTGAGGGGGAGAATGCTAAGTCATGGGCTTTTTTCTTATCCCACTTGCGTCAACATGTGACCCCACAGGAAAGGATTCTGGTGATCTCTGACAGACACAATGACATTAAGGCTGCACTGGAGGCACCAAACAATGGTTGGAAACCGCCTCATGCATATCGAGC TTTCAAGGGTCAGGATGCAAGGCGGATGCTCGTGAATGCGGCGTATGCCAAGACTGAGGCCGAGTTTGACTGCTGGTTTGATATTATGAGGATTGAGAATCTAGCGATTGGGCCAATTGACTGGAGTACGATAAGTGGACCCAACACCAGGATGGGGGGCAGACAGTTCGGCCACATGACGACGAACATATCCGAGTGTGTTAACTCTGTACTAAAGGGGACATGGAATCTGCCGGTTACTGCACTTGTCAAATCCACATATAGGAG ACATCAGTCTGAGTATACCGTGGCTGAGACTACTCCTACCGGTAACTTCTCGCTTGGGACGTATCGGATTTCCCTCAGAGATCGCATTTGTGACTGCGGGTACTTTCAAGCTCTCCATTACCCGTGCTGCCATGCGATTGCATGCTGTGCTCAGTTCCGGTTAGACTGGGCTACGTACGTCCATGAGGTTTATACCATGAGTAAGGTGTTTAGCGTATACCGGATGAGATTTTTGCCTCCTATTCCAGAGGGTCTGTGGTCACCGTATGCCGGTCCTACTATCGTTCCTGATCCTAACATGAGACGTGTCAGAGAAGGACGACCGAGGTCAACAGAATCCGTAACACCATGA